The Marinomonas sp. CT5 genome contains the following window.
TGTCTCCTTAAAAGCTTTAAAAAAGCAAAGTTGGATGTGGTGAATAACAACAGAATACAGACCTAATATGACAGATAAGTAACAATAATAACGAAGGCAATATTTTTTATGAGAGTACTAGGGTGTGACCGGCCGATATCTTGTCCTCAATCCTGTTTCAGGACGTTTTGTCGATGTATTCCATTCATAGTGCGTTTTTTAAAACGCACTTTTAAGGAAAATATCATCATGAAATGGTTAACGGTTTTGGCTTTGTTTTTTGCCTGTTGGGTGTCGAATGCGGTTGCGCATTCAGTAGGCTTTGATCAAGTACTTCTGTATGCAAACAGTGATAGGCCTATAAAGGCGAGTGTGTGGTATCCATCTCAAACTCGGATTCCCAAAGAGCGTATCGCTGAAAATGCGGTTTTTGTTGGGACGGATGCCGTGCGTTTGGGGACGCCGTTGCAAGGAGAATTCCCAGTGGTGATTCTCTCTCATGGTTACCGTGGCAATTGGCGTAATGAAAATTGGCTGGCAACGCGACTCGTGCAAGATGGTTATATTGTGGCGGCATTGGATCACCCGGGCACCACCACTTTTGATCACAATCCTTTGGCCGCGTCACAATGGTGGAGACGTGCGACGGATGTGTCTCGCTTGCTAGACTGGCTGCTCGCACAATCCTATTTAGTAAAGCATATTGATGAAGAGAATATTACGGCGATAGGGCATTCATTAGGCGGGTGGACGGTAATGTTGCTGGCGGGCGCTGAATTTGATCGCAACCAGTTAAAGCAAGAATGTGAGATTTATAACAATCCACGTACTTGTGGTTTGATGGCGGAATTGGGACTGGATCAGCCACAAATAGCTGAGCCAACCAATAGTCTAAAAGACGCACGTATTAAGCGGGTGGTGACGTTGGATCTGGGTTTAGCAAGAAGTTTGTCTCGCCAGAGTTTACAAGCGCTCACCACACCGACTTTAATTCTTGCCGCGGGTGTTGATATTGGCGACTTGCCGCAAGAAAAAGAATCTGGCTTTCTCGCCCAGTTTATTCCGAAGCAACATCGAGACTACATTGTCTACCCTGATGCCGCGCACTTTAGTTTTATGCAGCTGTGTAAACCCAATGCTATTGCTATGCTAGAAGAGGAAGTGCCGGGGGATGGCATTGTTTGTCGAGATGGTGATTGGCGTTCTAGAGAAGAGCTTCATCAAGCCATGTATCTGGATATTATTCACTTCCTGCACGCCTCTTAACTTTTCATATTGGCGCGACGAAAGGCACTTGGCGTTTGTTGCGTCACTCTTGAAAACTCTCGATGGAAGTTAGATTTTGTCTGAAAGCCAGAGTCCAAATAAATTTGGGTGATGGCTTTGTCGGTTGTGAGTAGAAGCGTTTTTGCTCGCTCAATGCGATATTCATTCACCACTTGTGAGATGTTCCGACCATACGTTTGATTAATGGCGGCAGATATCTGTCGTGCCGGAATGCAGGCTTTGCGCGCTAGCCTGTCGAGAGTCAGATCAGGGTCGAGAAACACTTCTTTGGTGCTCAGTAAAACATCTATCTTGTGTACTATATCGCTTACTTCATCGTCTGTGAGTGGCGCTGATGTTTTTTCTTTCTGTGCTTCTTGAGGGAGGGTGTCTTGCTCTTCAGGGCTGGCTTCTTTTTGGCTTGGCGCCATGCTTAAGCTCATCATAATCACGGCAACTGACAGCATAGGCAGTAATGTCGCATGACCAATAGCAAGAATAATGAGCGCATGTTCACCCGCAAACAAGGCAAAATCGACCGCTAAAGCGCCATCAATCATGGCAGATATTAATAGAATCGCACCGGCGATGCGTTCGGCTTTTAAAGCGTTGTCTATGTCAGATAAGCGTACTTGTTCTGGTAGGTTCGATGTTTTAAACGAGGCTCGCAACAGTGCAATTCCGTAACTGATATACAGCAAGGTCAAAGCGGGATCTAAAGGGGGTCGCCAGAACGGGTAGCTAAAAGACGACAAAATCACCAATACTGGCGGTAAAAGGTGCCAGATCTTGAGCTTGTAGTTTTTGTGAGCACTGGAAAAGCAATACCAAGCCGTAACCGGAATACAGGAGGCCAAAATAGGTTGCAGCAACCGAAATAGTGGATAATCAAAGGTCCAGCGCAAACCGACAACCGTGGTTGTTAACGCGCACAAGGCGATAAAAACAAATGCCGAGCGGGTGGTTTCTTCTCGACGAATAAATAATAGCGCCGCCAAAATACCTAACAGCAGGGCAACCACAAAGGGTAAAGGAATGGCGATCATTCTGACTCCGTTTTACGCATCAATTTATCTTCATTAGGCAGGATTATGTCCTAAAAAACCTTCAAGGACGTCCTTAATCTTGTTCTAGGACGTTATTTTCTGCGCTAAACGCTAGATTTTACACTTCTATCATCCTGCGTTGGAGGAAAGTATGAATGGCTATGTTGAGGCGTGGAAGCGTTATGCAGAATTTTCTGGCAGATCGTCGGTGGCTGAATTTTGGCAATTTTTTTGGGTGAATTTTTGCATCTCGTTAGTGTTTATTGTTTTAGAAATTTTCTTTAAAGAAGTTTGGAAAGTAGAGGCTATTTATAGCTTGTTGGTGTTCTTGCCTATGTTGTCTGTAACCGTTCGGCGTTTAAAGGATACCAATCGTTCCGCTTGGTGGTTGCTGGTGGTGTTGCTTCCTGCTGTCGGCATGGTGGTTTTGATCATTTTATTGGCTTTGCCCAGTGAGCCCGACAATGATGTTGGCCATTATCCACAAAACAGCGCAATACAATAAACAGGAGACAAACATGAAATATGTGAATAACTTACCCCACTTATCCACCGTGTTATGCTCAATTTTGCTACTTTTGTCGCTTGCTGCCTGCAGTAATGACACAAAAAGCTCGGTTAACGGCAATCTAGAATGGACTGATGGTATCAAGGCGGTGGTGTATATTGAGTCTCCCAAAGTGGGCACCTTGTTGAATCTGCGAGGTATCGCGGGAAAAGGGGTGATCATCGTCAAAAACGATAAGCAATCCGCAGGGCAAACGGCGTGTCTCTCATCGCCGATTCGACTTGCTGCAGGAGATTTTGGCGGTGCAAGTATTGGTATTCAAGCCGCTGAGCCGATTCGCCTTTATATTTATTCCAACAAAGTTAAGTCTGAGCTTATGTCTGGGAACGAAGTGGTTAGTGAAGATTATGTGATTACTGATCACAGTGATGCCAAACTTGGCGATATTAAAATTGAATCTGGTTTAACGCTTAATTATGGTTTTGTGCTTAATCCTGGGGAATGGTCTTGGTCATCGGTATTTGGGTTAGATCAAGAGTCTGTATTGTGCGAAGAATTGGCTGCACTTTAAAAAGGAGCCTCTGGAAGCATTTGCGCCAGAGGCTTGGTATTGTTTAGACATCCAAGAAGGTTTGTTCAAACAAGTCCGCTGGTAATGGTTTGCTGAATAAATAACCTTGGTAAATATCACAGTCGAGGCCTTTTAAAATATTGAATTCAATACTGTGTTCAATACCTTCTGCGACGACTTCTAAGTTAAGCTTTTTACAAAGCGAGATGACGCTTTCCACCATAGTAAATAGGCTGTCGTCTTTGCTCATATTGGAGATAAAAGATTTGTCTATTTTCACTTCATCAATGGGCAGTTTCCATAAAGAGTTAAGTGATGAAAACCCCGTACCGAAGTCATCAAGAGAAATGGTGATACCGTGCTCCCTTAAATCCGTTAAGGTGGAGATGGCCTCTTGATAATTCTTCATAAAAACCGATTCCGTGATTTCTAAGCGAATCATGCTTTCTGGGATACCGTGCTTCTTGAGGGTGTTCAATAGGTCTTCTTCAAAATTCGGCTCAATCAGTTGAATCGGGCTGATATTCAAAGACAAGGTTTTGAGGTGTATAGGTTGCTTGCGTTTTAACCATTTCGCTAGTTGCTGGCAAGCGTTGTCAATAATCTGCAAACCAAGAGGATAAATTAGGTTATTTTTTTCAGCGATTTCAATAAAAATGTCAGGGCTTACAAAACCAAACTTTTCATGATGCCAGCGGGCGAGCACCTCAGTGCCTACCACTTTTTTTTGTACATTCACCAAGGGCTGGTAATGAAGGTCTAGACAATTTTCGGCCATGCAATCTCGTAGATCCATGGTCAAAATGGCTTTTTTATTAAAGAGGTCTTGGTCTTTATGATCGAAAATATGAAAGCGATTTTTGCCCTTATTTTTGGCGGAGTACATGGCAATATCGGCTTGCTTTAGGGTTTCATTAAAGTCCAACATTTTGACGTCTTCGGAAATAATGCCCATGCTGGGGGTAATGACAAGAGTATGTGTATTATCCAAAATGGGTTCGCCAATACGCTGAATAATTTTATCGGCGATGAGCTCGGCTAAGGTCGGGTCGGGCAAGACTTGATGAGTTATAACCACGACAAACTCATCACCACCTAAACGTGCGACTAGGTCATTGGAAGAGGTGCATTCATTCAGTCTTTGCGCGATCGTAATGAGCAATCTATCGCCTGTATCATGTCCCATGAAATCATTGACGTCTTTAAAATTATCCAAATCGATAAAGAGCACAGACACATGGCTAATGTATTTTTGATCTTTAAGATTTTCGATAAATGAACGTAAATGCTCTCGATTGGCTAACCCGGTTAGCGGGTCAAAA
Protein-coding sequences here:
- a CDS encoding DUF805 domain-containing protein; this encodes MNGYVEAWKRYAEFSGRSSVAEFWQFFWVNFCISLVFIVLEIFFKEVWKVEAIYSLLVFLPMLSVTVRRLKDTNRSAWWLLVVLLPAVGMVVLIILLALPSEPDNDVGHYPQNSAIQ
- a CDS encoding AraC family transcriptional regulator encodes the protein MIAIPLPFVVALLLGILAALLFIRREETTRSAFVFIALCALTTTVVGLRWTFDYPLFRLLQPILASCIPVTAWYCFSSAHKNYKLKIWHLLPPVLVILSSFSYPFWRPPLDPALTLLYISYGIALLRASFKTSNLPEQVRLSDIDNALKAERIAGAILLISAMIDGALAVDFALFAGEHALIILAIGHATLLPMLSVAVIMMSLSMAPSQKEASPEEQDTLPQEAQKEKTSAPLTDDEVSDIVHKIDVLLSTKEVFLDPDLTLDRLARKACIPARQISAAINQTYGRNISQVVNEYRIERAKTLLLTTDKAITQIYLDSGFQTKSNFHREFSRVTQQTPSAFRRANMKS
- a CDS encoding alpha/beta fold hydrolase, with protein sequence MKWLTVLALFFACWVSNAVAHSVGFDQVLLYANSDRPIKASVWYPSQTRIPKERIAENAVFVGTDAVRLGTPLQGEFPVVILSHGYRGNWRNENWLATRLVQDGYIVAALDHPGTTTFDHNPLAASQWWRRATDVSRLLDWLLAQSYLVKHIDEENITAIGHSLGGWTVMLLAGAEFDRNQLKQECEIYNNPRTCGLMAELGLDQPQIAEPTNSLKDARIKRVVTLDLGLARSLSRQSLQALTTPTLILAAGVDIGDLPQEKESGFLAQFIPKQHRDYIVYPDAAHFSFMQLCKPNAIAMLEEEVPGDGIVCRDGDWRSREELHQAMYLDIIHFLHAS